The DNA window CATCACACGAAAACAACAATGTAAAAAACAAACAATACTGAGACTCACTTACTCACTCACGCCTCCATGAGTCGGTGAGTTTAGACAATGCAATAAGAGAGGAACCGCCCTCGGTCAATGCCTCAGCCGCAGCCTCTTTTAAAGCAATGACTCGCTCCCTAACCGAGTTACCCGACTCTGATTCCATTAACTCACTAACTCGCTTCTCCACCTCCAGCGCAGTTACAAACTGGTTTTCTGACCAGTTTATTGGCAAAGCAATTTTAATTTCTTCCACAAGTAAGACCCTATTAAACTTCTGCTCGGCATACAGAGGCCACGTAATTAGTGGAACACCAGCACAAACAGCTTCAAGCACCGAATTCCACCCACAGTGGGTCACAAACCCACCCACCGAATCGTGATTCAACACAGCAACTTGTGGAACCCATAACTTGACCACAAGTCCCCTTTGTTTAGTACGAGCCAAAAAACCATCAGGGAGCAGTGACTTCAAATCTGGGTCTGATTGGGCTGAAATGGCCAACTTTTGGTGGTTTGAAGGTGGATTTCGAAATACCCATAAGAACCTTCGTCCACTTTTTTCTAACCCAATTGCTATTTCTGATAGCTGTTCCTTTGAGAATAATCCCAAGCtaccaaaacataaaaaaataacactCTTACTAGGTTGTGAGTCGAGCCAAGTTAAGCAATCTGGAACAATCTCATTGGCTGCATTACTGGTTGCTATTAATGGCCCAATACAGGAGAGAGGTGGTGTTGTAGAATCAGGTATGCATAATCCATCTAATATTGCCTTAATAGCTTTTGGTTCAAGTAATTCAAAGCTGTTCACTATAATGCCTGCTGATTTTGGAAAACATTTGGAGGAGTCTAGAAAGAAATCATATGCCTTATCATTGCGATCGAGCATAGGCAGTGGCATATAAGATGCAGGAAACGATGGTACTCCCGGAACATCGATATTCGTGTTAAGATCTTTAAAACTTTTGGTGGTGTTTTGATGAATGGAGGGAAAATTCAAGAAAGTAGCAAGGAAACTTACACCAGTAGTAAAGAAGAAATAGCCAGGGATATTCAGTTCCGTAGCGACAGACAAAGAATGAGCACAAAAGAAGTCCATAATAAAGGCATTAATGGCGTAGGTTTTGGAAATAGAGAGAAGGGTATTATGGACATTATGGTTACTGAGTCGGATGACCTCAAAAGTGAGACTTTCATAGTGTTTGGTATCGGTGGAAGGGAGAACAATAGTAGGCAGACGATGGAATTTGATTGAAGGAAAAGTTGCAGAGACGGTAGC is part of the Mercurialis annua linkage group LG3, ddMerAnnu1.2, whole genome shotgun sequence genome and encodes:
- the LOC126671936 gene encoding UDP-glycosyltransferase 88A1 isoform X1, which gives rise to MEEAIVLYPTPAISHLISMVELGKLIVSYNSSTSIHILILEAPYNAGSTSSYIATVSATFPSIKFHRLPTIVLPSTDTKHYESLTFEVIRLSNHNVHNTLLSISKTYAINAFIMDFFCAHSLSVATELNIPGYFFFTTGVSFLATFLNFPSIHQNTTKSFKDLNTNIDVPGVPSFPASYMPLPMLDRNDKAYDFFLDSSKCFPKSAGIIVNSFELLEPKAIKAILDGLCIPDSTTPPLSCIGPLIATSNAANEIVPDCLTWLDSQPSKSVIFLCFGSLGLFSKEQLSEIAIGLEKSGRRFLWVFRNPPSNHQKLAISAQSDPDLKSLLPDGFLARTKQRGLVVKLWVPQVAVLNHDSVGGFVTHCGWNSVLEAVCAGVPLITWPLYAEQKFNRVLLVEEIKIALPINWSENQFVTALEVEKRVSELMESESGNSVRERVIALKEAAAEALTEGGSSLIALSKLTDSWRRE